TCGGTGGGGTCGGCGATGCTGTGCAGGATGGCGGCGCGATAGGCTTTGCGAGTCAGAGGCATGGTGGTTCTCTAGTTATGAGGCTTATCAGTTCGAGGCTTTCTAGTTCGATGCTTCTAGTTCGAGGCTTTCAATTTCGTGGCCTGGCTGCGGCGCGAAACCGGCAGCAGCTTGGCAATCGGTTCGGCGCTGGACGTTTGCTGGCCGAAGTTGGCGTTGTAAGTGGCGATGATCTCGCCGGCGATGGAGATGGCGATCTCCACAGGCAATTTGCCTTTGACCTCGTCAATGCCCATCGGGCAGCGCATGCGTTGCACCACGCTCGCGTCGAAACCACGGTCGCGCAGGCGGTGTTCGAACTTGACCCGTTTGGTCTTCGAACCGATCAGGCCGAAGTAGGCGAAGTCGTTGCGCTTGAGGATCGCCGCGGTGAGTTCGAGATCGAGTTGATGGTTGTGGGTCATGACGATGCAGTAGCTGCCGGCGGGCAGGTCGTCGATTTCGTCCACCGGTTCTTCGCTGACGATCTTGCGCACGCCGTGGGGGATCTGTTCGGGAAACTCTTCTTCGCGCGAGTCGATCCAGCGCACCCGGCAGGGCAGGCCGGCGAGCAGCGGTACCAGCGCGCGGCCGACGTGGCCGGCGCCGAACA
This genomic interval from Pseudomonas putida contains the following:
- the xdhC gene encoding xanthine dehydrogenase accessory protein XdhC, translating into MYNWIDALADLQNQGEPCVLVTIIEELGSTPRNAGSKMVISARQTFDTIGGGHLEYKAMQIAREMLASGKQDTHLERFSLGASLGQCCGGATVLLFEPMGQVQAQIAVFGAGHVGRALVPLLAGLPCRVRWIDSREEEFPEQIPHGVRKIVSEEPVDEIDDLPAGSYCIVMTHNHQLDLELTAAILKRNDFAYFGLIGSKTKRVKFEHRLRDRGFDASVVQRMRCPMGIDEVKGKLPVEIAISIAGEIIATYNANFGQQTSSAEPIAKLLPVSRRSQATKLKASN